The Cyclobacteriaceae bacterium DNA segment TGTGTTTGAGGCCCGGAATTGTTGAAACGCTGTCTTCGGCAAGGTCTTTCCGAAGCTTGTCTTTGAGTTCAATGATTACCCGTAAAGCCGTTTTACCACCAATGCCTTTTATGCGTTGCAGGGTAGTGGCATCTTCCTGAACAATGGCCGCCTTTAATTCTTCAGAAGAAAGATAGGAAAGCATAACGATGGCCGTACCGGGCCCAACGCCATTCACAGAAATCAGTTGTTGAAAAAGTTTTTTCTCAGCTTCCGTGCTGAAGCCGTACAACACGTGCGCATCTTCACGAATGGCCAGGTGGGTATAGATCAGGGTATTCTCCTGATCTTTAATACCGCTGAAGGTTTGCAGGGAAATGTTCACATGATAACCTACACCATTCACATCAATCACCACATGCGTGGGATCTTTTTGGACCAGCCTTCCTTTGAGAAATGAAATCATGATGATTTTGGATTTGTGATTTTAGATTTCGGATTTTGATTACTCGGGTGAACGCTGATAAATCAAATATCTAAAATCCGAAATCGTAAATGCTACAAGTGGTCATTCTGCTCATGCAACTGTGCATCCACCACGGCAATGGCAGCCATGTTCACAATTTCACGAACGGAGCTTCCCAATTGAAGCACATGCACCGGTTTTTTCATACCCAACAAAATCGGTCCGATGGCTTCCGCTCCGCCTATTTCCATCAGCAACTTGTAGGCAATATTTCCAGATGCCAGGTTAGGGAAGATGAGCGTATTTGCACCGCCATCTGCCAATGCGCTAAACGGATAGGTTTCTTTTTGTATCTCGGTATTCAAGGCTACGTTGGCTTGAATTTCTCCATCAATAATCAGATCAGGATGTTTCAGTTTTGCTAATCGAACGGCTTCACGGGTTTTCTCCGGAACTTCTCCACGCGATGAACCAAAGTTGGAGTAGGAGAGCACAGCAATTCGTGGCTCCATATCGAAGAAGCGAACGCCACGTGCGGTCAGCGAAATAATATCCACCAACTCATTAGCATTCGGATTCAGGTTAACGGTTGTATCGGCAAAAAAGTAAATGCCTTTCTTATTCATAATGATGTACATACCGGCCACCCGTTCAACACCTTCGGCCATTCCGATGATTTGCAGCGAGGGTAAAATGGTTTTCGGATAATCTTTTGTCAATCCCGAAACCACAGCATCCGCATCACCCACTTCCACCATCATGGCGGCATAGTAATTCCGGTCGCGCATCAATTGCTGGCAATCGCGGTAGGTAAGTCCTTTACGTTGGCGTTTTTTGTACAAGATTTCTGCGTATTCATTTACACGCTGGTGTTCCCTGCGTGGATAGATGATCGGGCAATCCAGCTCAAGTTTGTGTTCCTGAATCAAACGTTCAATTTCATCTTTATCGCCCAGCAAAATGGGTTGTGCAATGTGTTGATCGATGAGTTGTTGAGCAGCCTTCAGAATTTTGATATGATGCGCTTCGGCAAACACCACTCGTTTCGGGTTTTGCTTGGCGCGATCGATGATACGCGTCATTAGTTTTTGATCGATGCCAATGCGGTTCAACAATTCCTGGTGGTAAGCCGACCAGTCCTCAATGGGCCGCGTAGCCATGCCCGATTCCATAGCAGCTTTGGCCACAGCAGGAGAGATCGTGGTGATCAAACGCGGATCAAGCGGTTTCGGAATCAGGTATTCTCTTCCAAACGTAATCTTATCGGAGCCGTAAGCCTTCACCACCATTTCCGGTACGGGTTCTTTTGCCAGTTCAGCCAAAGCCCGCACAGCCGCCAGCTTCATGGGTTCATCAATTTCTTTTGCGCGAACGTCAAGTGCGCCACGGAAAATGTATGGAAAGCCCAACACGTTATTCACCTGGTTGGGATGATCAGAACGACCAGTGGCCATCACTAGGTCGGGCCGCGTTTTCTTTGCCAGGTCGTAAGCAATTTCCGGATTGGGGTTAGCCAACGCGAACACAATCGGATCTTTGGCCATCGATAAAATATCCTCTGGTGTTAAAATATCAGCTACCGATAACCCGATAAAGAAGTCGGCACCTTTCAACGCTTCACTTAGCGTAGTAAGATCACGATCGGTAGCAAATTCTTTTTTAATGTCATCCAGTCCTTTCCGGTCTTTGCGAATAACACCTTTGCTGTCGCACATCACAATGTTTTCTTTCTTCACGCCCAGGTGCAGGTAAAGTCGCGTGCAACTTACGGCTGCAGCACCCGCACCGTTCACCACTACCTTTATATCTCCAATTTTTTTTCCGACCAACTCCAAGGCGTTCAGCAATGCAGCACCTGAAATGATGGCGGTTCCATGCTGATCATCGTGCATCAGCGGAATGTTCATCTTTTCGCGCAAGGCTGTTTCAATTTTGAAACACTCCGGTGCCTTTATGTCTTCCAGGTTTATTCCACCAAACGTAGGCTCCAGGGATTTTACGATCTCAATAAATTTATCCGGGTCTTCTTCTGCAATTTCAATATCGAACACATCAATGCCCGCAAACTTTTTAAAGAGTACGCCCTTTCCTTCCATCACGGGTTTGGATGCCTCCGGGCCGATGTTGCCTAAACCGAGTACGGCTGTTCCGTTTGAGATTACGGCCACCAGGTTTCCTTTCGAAGTGTACTTGTACACATCTTCTTTGTTGGCGGCAATTTCCTTGCAGGGTTCGGCTACACCGGGTGAGTACGCCAGCGCCAGGTCAAGTTGTGAGCTGAGTACTTTGGTGGGTACAACTTCAATTTTACCGGGTTGTCCCTGGGTGTGATAATTCAGGGCATCTTGTTTGCGAATCTTCAATGACATAGGAAAAACTTAAGCCACCAAAGATAGTATACTATCAGGTAAATGACCTACCGGGCATAAAAATATGCACACGTCTGCTGATGAAGATTCGTACTTATTTTGCGGGGGAGGTTACACCCGATTTAAACGTCCACAAAATGGCTTCCAATTCGCGAATGGTTTCGCGTTGATCTTTACCCGGACTGTAGCAAAAGCCTTCAATGTAGTACAGGCGTTGTTGTTCTTCGTCAACTAATCCGTAGCTGATGAAGGGCCCACCCATGGTATTGTTATTCGTCTTCCACAACCACCGCAGTTCCATGGCAAACTTTCCGTTGAAATTTACCTGTGTTGCTTTTAATGGTTTAAACGGAATAGACGTTTCGGTTACGACATAACTTTCCGGATTAATCGGATCATCAAACAGGTATTTGCGGGCGATGTCATTTCGAAAGGCGATTAAGCTATCGGGCAGAAGCTGGTATTCGCTTTCATACGGTTTCCAACTGATGAAGATATTTTTATCCACGCGGGCATCCATTAACCGCAACCAGATAAAGTCTTTTTGCTTATCAGCAAGTTTAAAGCCAAATGGAATTTTTATTTCAACTCCATTTTCCTTGCGCAAGGCATCCGTCAATTCTTTTGTGGTGGTGACTTTATTCAGGTTTTCAAACAAGCGCTTCTTTTCAACTTCGTTAAAGAAGTTTACAATCGCCCGACTGTTGCTCTTAATTTTTTTTAACAGGTTTTCCTGTGTATCACTGAACAGGTACATCACTTCCTGCCCGCGTGAGTATTCATTTTTGGTAGTTACCAGGAAAAAGGAAGAATCGGTACGGATGCGCTCCAGGGTTTCTTCAGAGAAACTTTCTTTTAAAATTTTTGAACCTGCGGTTTGCTGATCCAGCGTAAAAACAAAAACGAGGTTACGAATTTGCGTTAGCAAGGTATAGCCCTTTCGTGGGTGAACATAAATCAGGTTGAATAGCGGCTCTTCGCGCGGAAGCCCCGGTACTTCTGCACGAAACATATCGCGCAGTTGTTCGCCCACTTCACCGTTCCATTGCACGGAGTCCATAATTAAAATCATGTCACCCGACTTACCCGACATGGAAGGAAGATTCTCCACACGGGTTTTCTCCGATGTATTGCATGCAACAACCAGTATAATGATGATAAGGATTAAAAGCAGATTCCTCATAGCGCAAGTTTAAATCTATAATCCAAGAACCTCTACTTTCGTCACGGATTTTTTATCCGAACGAAATTATAACGCAATGACCAGCGTTTGACCGGGCTTGATGTTATTACCCGTCAGGTTGTTAAGTGATTTTATCTTTTCGATGGTGAGTCCCTCAAATTTTCGTGAAATGTCCCACAGGGTATCGCCTGGTTGCACCACATAGGTTTTGGATGCCGGAATTTGAATGGGCGATACTGGCTTTGGCTTGGCAGCAGCCGTGGTAACTTCATGGTTTGCTGGCTCCTTTATCCAGATGGTAAGTTGCTGACCGATCCGTATGGTATTTCCCGAAAGATTGTTCCAGCGTTTAATGTCATCTACCCGAACTTTATACCGCATGGCAATGGAACCAAGTACATCACCACTCTTTACGCGGTACACAATGCGGTCGCGGCCATAGGTGCTGCCTTCCGTATTTTTAGCCAACAACTCCATTTCTTTTTTTCCAACTTTTGAAGCGGAGTCAAGAATGGCTAATCTGTTTTGACTGAGAACTTCTTTTGCGATGACAGGGATTCGGATCGCGTAATATTTTGTAGCATCCGGAACGGCATTGCGTAACATGCCCGGATTGAGAAGTTGCAGGTCATCCAAACAAATGCCGGTAAGGTTTGCCAGCGTATTGAAGTGAACGTACTTGTTCACCATTACCGTATCGTACGGCATCAGCATTTCCTGCTCATGTTCAATAAAATTATGTTCTGGCAGGTAGTTCATGGTGTAGATC contains these protein-coding regions:
- the ruvA gene encoding Holliday junction branch migration protein RuvA, producing MISFLKGRLVQKDPTHVVIDVNGVGYHVNISLQTFSGIKDQENTLIYTHLAIREDAHVLYGFSTEAEKKLFQQLISVNGVGPGTAIVMLSYLSSEELKAAIVQEDATTLQRIKGIGGKTALRVIIELKDKLRKDLAEDSVSTIPGLKHNTLRSEALSALITLGITKSAAEKSVDAVLKKSGNTVTLEDLVKQALKNA
- a CDS encoding NADP-dependent malic enzyme: MSLKIRKQDALNYHTQGQPGKIEVVPTKVLSSQLDLALAYSPGVAEPCKEIAANKEDVYKYTSKGNLVAVISNGTAVLGLGNIGPEASKPVMEGKGVLFKKFAGIDVFDIEIAEEDPDKFIEIVKSLEPTFGGINLEDIKAPECFKIETALREKMNIPLMHDDQHGTAIISGAALLNALELVGKKIGDIKVVVNGAGAAAVSCTRLYLHLGVKKENIVMCDSKGVIRKDRKGLDDIKKEFATDRDLTTLSEALKGADFFIGLSVADILTPEDILSMAKDPIVFALANPNPEIAYDLAKKTRPDLVMATGRSDHPNQVNNVLGFPYIFRGALDVRAKEIDEPMKLAAVRALAELAKEPVPEMVVKAYGSDKITFGREYLIPKPLDPRLITTISPAVAKAAMESGMATRPIEDWSAYHQELLNRIGIDQKLMTRIIDRAKQNPKRVVFAEAHHIKILKAAQQLIDQHIAQPILLGDKDEIERLIQEHKLELDCPIIYPRREHQRVNEYAEILYKKRQRKGLTYRDCQQLMRDRNYYAAMMVEVGDADAVVSGLTKDYPKTILPSLQIIGMAEGVERVAGMYIIMNKKGIYFFADTTVNLNPNANELVDIISLTARGVRFFDMEPRIAVLSYSNFGSSRGEVPEKTREAVRLAKLKHPDLIIDGEIQANVALNTEIQKETYPFSALADGGANTLIFPNLASGNIAYKLLMEIGGAEAIGPILLGMKKPVHVLQLGSSVREIVNMAAIAVVDAQLHEQNDHL
- a CDS encoding DUF4837 family protein, encoding MRNLLLILIIIILVVACNTSEKTRVENLPSMSGKSGDMILIMDSVQWNGEVGEQLRDMFRAEVPGLPREEPLFNLIYVHPRKGYTLLTQIRNLVFVFTLDQQTAGSKILKESFSEETLERIRTDSSFFLVTTKNEYSRGQEVMYLFSDTQENLLKKIKSNSRAIVNFFNEVEKKRLFENLNKVTTTKELTDALRKENGVEIKIPFGFKLADKQKDFIWLRLMDARVDKNIFISWKPYESEYQLLPDSLIAFRNDIARKYLFDDPINPESYVVTETSIPFKPLKATQVNFNGKFAMELRWLWKTNNNTMGGPFISYGLVDEEQQRLYYIEGFCYSPGKDQRETIRELEAILWTFKSGVTSPAK